The Polyangium mundeleinium genome contains the following window.
CTTCTTCGCGTACGCGATGAAGAGGTCGCGCACGCGCTCGTACGCGTCGCCGACGGGCACGATCACGCTGCCCGCGAGGCAACGCTGGCCCGCGCAGCCGTAGCAGGACTCGACCGCGTTCTGCACGGCGCGCTCCATGTCCGCGTCGGGCATGATCACGATGAAGTTCTTGGCACCGCCGAGCGCCTGGACGCGCTTGCCGGTCTCGCCGCACTTCCGGTAGACGATCTTCGCGACGTTCGAGGAGCCGACGAAGGAGACGCCCTTCACGTCCGCGTGCTCGCAGATCGCCTCGACGACCTCACGGCCGCCGTTCACCAGGTTCACGACGCCGTTCGGCAGGCCGATCTGCTGGATGAGCTCGAAGATGCGGCGCTGCGAGAGCGGCACCTGCTCGCTCGGCTTGAGCACGAAGGTGTTGCCCGTGGCGATCGCGTACGGGAGGAACCAGAGGGGCACCATCGGCGGAAAGTTGAACGGCGTGATCGCCGCGAAGACGCCGAGCGGCTGGCGCAAGACGCGGGTGTCGATGCCCGAGGCGACGTCCTCGAGGTTCTGCCCCATGAGCAGCGACGGGATGCCACACGCGTGCTCGACGTTCTCGATGCCGCGGCCGAAATCGTTGTACGACTCGGAGAACGTCTTGCCGTGTTCGCTCGTGCAGATGCCCGCGATCTCCTCGCGGTGCTGTTCGAAGAGGCTCTTCAACTTGAAGAGGTACCGCGCGCGCTGCACCGGCGGGACGGCGCGCCACGCAGGAAACGCAGCCTTGGCCGCCTGCACCGCGGCGTCGACGTCGGCCGAGGTCGAGAGCGGGACCTTGGCGAGCAGCTCCCCGGTCGCGGGGTTCTTCACGTCGAGCAACGTGGTGCCCGTCGAAGCAACCCAGGCGCCGTTGATGAAGTTCTCGAGCACGCGCATAAAACGACGATCCTCCTCGTGACTGACGTGGGCCTTCGCCCATCCCCCCTGCGCGCGTTGCCCGAGCCCCGACGGGGGCCGCGCGAGACGCGCCGAGCACAATCAACCGTGATTTTCTCTCCGCGACAAGGCCCAAGGGCGAACCCCTGCACCGCAACGACCGATGCCGCCCCGCGTCGTCGCGGGCACGGTTCGGGCGCGTGCAGCGCCGCGCGGGCGCTTGCGAGCGCGCCCAGGATGCTCTTACGCTGAGGCGTACATGCCGGGAGCCGACGTTTCCGCGTTCCGACAGGCGATGTCGCAAAGGCGCCCGGAGATCCTCGCTCGCCTCGTGGAGACGAGCGCAGACATCGTGTCCTGCGACCTCAGCGAGGTGCCGCCCGAGCTGCACGTCGAGCTCGGCGCGAGCTTCGAGGCATGGCTCGACGCCGTGGAAAACCCGGCCACGGGCGAGCTCGAGACCTGGGTCCACCGCCTCGGCGACGTGGCCAGGGAGCGAGGCTGGGACATGCGCAAGGTGCTCGCGTGGCTCGAACGCACGGGCCAAGGCCTGCTCGAAGCCGCGCTCGAAGCCGTGGACGAGGGCGTGCCCGGCGCGGACACGGGCGCGCGGCGCATCATCGGCGCGATGAACGCCGCGGCAGCCACGTTCAATCGGGCATTCCGGACAAAAGCCGAAGAAGCGGCAAACCGCGCGATGGTGCTGCGCGCGGTGGCGCAAAACGCGCCGGACGGGATCGGGATCGCCACCCCCGACGGGACGGTGATCTACGCGAACCCGGCGTTCTGCACGATGATGGGCTCGGAAGAGGCCGGGCGCGGGCACTTCAAGAACTTCGTGCACCCGGACGAGTACACGAAGCTCGCGCACATGGCCGAGGTGTCGCAGCGCGTGGGGTACTGGGAGGGGAGCCTGCGGTACCTGCGCGCGGACGGGGTGTCGTTCAACGCGCGGCTCAAGGCGTTCCGCGTGAAGTCGGAGGCGGGCGAGACGATCGCGCGGTGCGTACTCGTACGCGACGCGACGCCGGAGGAGCGGGACGAGGAGGAGCGGCGCGCGCTCGAAGAGGACATGCAAAGGGCGCAGGCGGCAGCGCTGCGGGAGCTCGCAGCGCCGCTCTTGCCGCTCGCCGAAGGGGTGCTGGCGATGCCGCTCGTCGGCGCGCTCGACGCCTCGCGGACGCCGCGGATCATCGAGGTGATGCTGGAAGGGATCACGCGGACGGGCGCGGGGCACGTGATCGTGGACATCACGGGCGTGCCGGTGGTCGACGCGGAGGTGGCCGAGTCGATCGTGCGCGCGGCGAGGGCCGCGGAGCTCGTCGGCGCGGAGGTGGTGCTGACGGGCGTGCGGGGCGCGGTGGCGAAGACGCTGCTCGATCTCGACGTGGACCTCGGCGGCATGGAGACGTGGAGCACGCTGCGCGCGGGCGTGGCGCACGCGATC
Protein-coding sequences here:
- a CDS encoding CoA-acylating methylmalonate-semialdehyde dehydrogenase → MRVLENFINGAWVASTGTTLLDVKNPATGELLAKVPLSTSADVDAAVQAAKAAFPAWRAVPPVQRARYLFKLKSLFEQHREEIAGICTSEHGKTFSESYNDFGRGIENVEHACGIPSLLMGQNLEDVASGIDTRVLRQPLGVFAAITPFNFPPMVPLWFLPYAIATGNTFVLKPSEQVPLSQRRIFELIQQIGLPNGVVNLVNGGREVVEAICEHADVKGVSFVGSSNVAKIVYRKCGETGKRVQALGGAKNFIVIMPDADMERAVQNAVESCYGCAGQRCLAGSVIVPVGDAYERVRDLFIAYAKKLVLGDGKAPGTTLGPVVSGAHKDRVLSYIEKGIQEGARLVLDGRNATVEGLPDGNWIGPTIFEDVRPDMVIGREEIFGPVACFMRAKDLDEAIRLANASEYGNASSIYTTNGKAAREFGARVEAGMVGVNIGVAAPMAFFPFGGQKASLYGDTKAHGAAGVDFYTERKIVIERWF
- a CDS encoding PAS domain-containing protein, whose amino-acid sequence is MSQRRPEILARLVETSADIVSCDLSEVPPELHVELGASFEAWLDAVENPATGELETWVHRLGDVARERGWDMRKVLAWLERTGQGLLEAALEAVDEGVPGADTGARRIIGAMNAAAATFNRAFRTKAEEAANRAMVLRAVAQNAPDGIGIATPDGTVIYANPAFCTMMGSEEAGRGHFKNFVHPDEYTKLAHMAEVSQRVGYWEGSLRYLRADGVSFNARLKAFRVKSEAGETIARCVLVRDATPEERDEEERRALEEDMQRAQAAALRELAAPLLPLAEGVLAMPLVGALDASRTPRIIEVMLEGITRTGAGHVIVDITGVPVVDAEVAESIVRAARAAELVGAEVVLTGVRGAVAKTLLDLDVDLGGMETWSTLRAGVAHAIGHERLKRQMRRGAGPKR